The DNA region CGGCCGTGGGATTTCTAGTAGTGTCGCATCACCGCTCTTACCCCGTTTGACGTTCCGTACGACGTAGAGGTAATACCGATCGCTTAGGGAGCCGCGTGCGGCCTTCCACTCGTTCCAGGAGAGAGATGGTTTCTGTGTTTGCAGACCGGACGTTTTGAGTTCGATACATCGATCGACAGTGTGAGTACCCGACTCAGGGGTTGCGATTGTGAGAACGTCAAAACCAGGCCAATCAGAATCAAATGGGGACGTTGAGCCCTTTAGAACAGCCCCCTCATCGAACCGGTCGATAGCTTCCGTGACTAGCTGGCTTTCTTTGGCTTCGGAGAACTTCTCCGGAGTGCTCACGTCCCACACTTTCTGTTCGACATTACTTTCACCCGAGTCCTCAAGACGAGCACGCTCGGCCTCCATTGTCACTGCCATCCCGAACGCGTCGATTCGATCTCGGTACTCCTGTGAAGCAGGGGTGGGAGCGGATCCGCCACTATTCGCGGTTTTCTTTCTCCCTGAACCGTTGGTGGTGGCTCCCTTACCTGAACCGTCTGTAGGTGAGAACACTCTTCGGTTCCCGATCTGCAGGAGCGACTCGACACTTGGAACTCGGTCCGATCGAGCTGCAGTCCCTTCGTTTCTCGATGTGTCCGACTGTTTGCCTGGGTTCCGACCGTCGCCGGTTGGACTATCGGAATTTTCCTCATCAGGCTCGGGGTCCTTCGGGTCTGGTTGAGCTGGTGGCTCGCCCCCGAAAAGGCGTTGTCGAGCGGCATCGAGCTGTTCAGTACGTGTTTCACCGCCGACGTGTCGAAGCCGGTCGAGAAGTATCGATTCCGGTGATGGATGACCGAATGCGAACTCAATCAGGTTGTAGCACGCCTCATAGTACTGCGGGACATCGAGATACTCGGTGTATGCCTGAGCCACCGCATCAACGAACGCTGTCTCCTCTACGCTACCATCGATGAGTACCTGAGTCTTTCTCGAATTTACCCGCTCAATAAAGTAAGCCCGTGGGCCCGACTCTTCGCTGAGGTTGGCCTCGGTGGCGTCCGTGCTGATCTTGAGGTCAAGTCCTTCGACGATTTCAAGCTGTGAGTAAAATCGCTGGGTGTTACTGATATCTTGATCGACAGCATCAGCCGATGGTCGATCTGCACGCAATCGCAACGAAAGCGCGGCGAGGACCGTCTCAAACCACTTCTCGCCGAGCTCAGTGCCATCGACGGTCACGGGAATACCGAGATCGTCGCCGTGGATCGGCGTTTTCGTCACGACCGACCGAATATCAGTCGCATTGAGGTACGCGCCGAACCGTGCTGCCTCCGGTTTGAAGAGGACGATCACCGGAAGTCCGAGTCGCGAGTACCGGTTGTGGGCGCTGTGCGAGCGGACGAAGTAAGCATCGCCAGCTCGTTTGAACTCGTATTCGTCTTCGACTCGACACAGGACCTCGACGTCTGCGAGGCCCGTTTGATCCGGATGCCACTGCTCGCTCGCGATCGTTTCACCCTCTAGTCCGGGGAGCAGTTCGGCAACCCGCGTGTAGAGGAGCTCGACCTCTCCAGTGAATCTCACTGGGTTGACCTCGTCCGATTGCAACAACCTGGAGATCCGCGACAGGACTCGTCGGGCATCGTCGGTGGAAAACGCCGCTTGTGTCAGCGTAGTGTTGGCATCGAGTGCGGAGATCAACGGCGACAGCTCCGGCGATCCACCATCTGGTCGTCCCTGCTGCCGATCGTCATCGAGGAAGGGGAGCAACGGATACTGGCTTCCAAGGTTCAAACTAAACCGATCGCGGTCAGCCTTCGGAAGCACCCACGTGTCTGGTGGGGCTTGGGTCCCGAGTGTAGTTGGAACCCATGCATACTGCTGCAACTGCCAGAGCCACAGGTTCGTTCCGACTCGTTCCAACTCTCCGCTCGTAAAGAAGTACGACCGATTCGAGCCGCGCCACCGGTTGTTAGTGAATTCGGCGACAGTCGCGTGTTGGTGGTCACTGAGCCCGTTATTCCACCATTCGGAGAGATGGCCGAGAAAATGCCGACCAATGTCCGCGTCAGACTGCGCTGCGGTAATAATGTCCTCGCCGTACTCTAACGGATTCACTTGAAACAGGTATCGATGTTCCTCGGTGTCGATCAGGGGTTCAACGTGCTGGATCAAGTGGTCTCGGTAGGCTTCCCAGTCGCTATCACTGAGTCCTCTGTATCGGGCATCGACTGGGGTCTTCGTGCTGTCTGATTCAGTCAGGGCCGAACGCGATGACACCCCGGATCGAGGTGGCTGGCTGATCCCCTCGGTTTTTCGATACTGGTGTCGGGTGGCCGGATCGGGAGCGAATAGTGGGAGTGGACGGACGTGTTCGCTTGCGCCGAGCCACCGGAAGAAGGCGACCCAGTCGTTCAATGCATGCTCATCGTCGGCACCGAGGTCGAACCAAGATGGGGGAGCGAGGACCCAAGGGTCGAACCCGTCCGTCGGTTCCTGTGTCCCAACCTGGGCCAACAAAGGCTCTACCCGAGCCCCGTTGGATCGTCCAAGTTTCTTCTGCCACGTATCGCCTATGTACACTCGATGTGCGGGTTGCCATTCGATCTCGGCGGGACCACTGAGCGGGAGAGCAGGAACCGGGAGCTTCGGGAGATCGGAGAACGAGCGACGAGAAGAGACGTAGAGGAGCGAGGAATCAGGATCGCGATCGTTCTCCGGTGAGGTCACAGCGGCCATTCGACGAATTGTCTCTAACGTTGATCGGGATTGTAGCACCGTTGGATCTGCATTCTGCGTGTTCGGGCCGGGGATCGCTGGTCGAATCGCGGCGTCGTAGACACGTTCGAACGAAAACCCGGAGACGCTCCAGATGTTTTCGAGCTCGGATCGGAAGTCCGCCGGCAAGACAGCGTTCCGAAGCTGCGGAGCGATGTCAGGGTCGGAGCCATGATACAGCTCTCGGGGGAGGAAAGAGAGGTTGCTCAAGCTCTTTTCGTCGATCTCGTCTTCTGGCGGTATGAAAAACGGGTGCTGGCCACTTCGCTCGCGGAGTGCGATCTTCAGACCGTCTGCTCGATCATGGACGTTCGTCGGAAAGACTGCCGCATTCTGACTGGCAGAATCGAACTTCGTGCGGCTGTCATCGGATTCCAATGTCTTTCGGACCTCGACGAGAAGAACGAGAACAGGGTCGACGTACAACCACTCTACCTGATCGCTCTGGTCGTCCGAGCGCTCGGTTGTGTGCGTCCGCTTCTGTAAAGCCGGTTCTGTAGGCGCTGCGCTGATTGCTGTGGGTACCTCTTCGGGGGAGATCCCTTCTGCACCAAGTGCAGACAGTGTCGTCACGGGCTGGTGGTTGAGCAACGAGGGGGCCGGTATGTAGCCCGTCTTCTCACTAGTGTTGGTTTGTGGTGCTCCGATGACGGTTGCGAAGTCTTGACCGAGGTGTGGTGTTTCAGCGGCAGTGTACGGGAGCAAGAGTTCGTCGATCGAATAGCGCTCGTCACAATCATTGCCCGGAATGAACGATACCGGTGCAAGCGACGATTTGATCGCCTCGAACACGCTGTGATCGACTGAGCCTGCGACAAGAGACCAGTCCCTCCGACCGTCGAGCGACGGATCGAGCGTACTCAAGAACTCAGCGATTTTCGTTGCTGACTCGTTGACAAAATCAACCACGCTCGTCGCGATGAGTTCACCGAGTTCGGCGAACAGAAGGGCATTGAACTGACCCTCGTATTCGAGTTCCTCGTCGTAATCGAGCGTGAGGTTTCGACGAGAGGTATCAGACTGAAACGTCCCGGTGATCAGCGCGGGAATGGGACTTCGCTCTTGTGTGGGGAGGAAGACGTGGACGTACGGAGGCTGGTTGGTCGTGGCTCCATAGACAGGCGCTAACGACCAGTCAGAGGGTGTGGCTGATGGATCATCACACGTAGACTCTGCACTGAACGCGACACCGACTGATAGACTCCCCATCGCGTCGATTTCGGTCGTCGTCAGATTCGCCTGCTGAGTCAACAAACCAGCGTCTATCGCCGTCTTTTCGAACAAGAGGAAGGACCGATTGGTCTTTGTGAGCTGTTCACGCTCGCTTGTGTTGGACCTCAGCCGAACCAGCGTCGGTTCGCCGGGGCCAGTAATCGATGTTCGTGAGATCGTCCAAGTTCGGTCCCACGTCGGACAGTCCATCTCGATAGTCGTCAGCTCCGGGAGGAGGGCGACAGTGTTTGCATCGAGTGATTTCAGCTTACGTTCTATCATCCCCCGGCGCTTCTCTGGCTCTCGAAGCGGCAATTCAAACACCGTCGTGAAGTCACCCTCCAGCAGCTCCCGAGCTCGTCGTGTCGTCGCCGTTTCCGCTGGCAGCCCCAATAGAGGTACCTCCCCAGGGCTCAGCGAGTCACCCAGCTGGTCTCGAATGCGACTATCTTCGTTCAGTAGCGCTGCTGTTTCCTCACGGTCGAACTTTGCCGTAACGGCATCGGAGTACACTGCTGGTCGGTCCGTGACGCCGAGCACGGAGGTGAAGCCTCGGCCTTTGTGCCCGATCGTCGTCTGTCCGGCTTTCGTGGTTCGCGTCGTGAGCGTTAGCGCGTAGAGGTCCTCGAAAGTGAACGGCTCCCCGTTGTTCGCGACGAGGAGCGTATCCTCGGTCAGCTCGACCCGAACACGTGGATCGATCGTTTGTTCCATCTCGTCGACTGCATTCTGCAGCAGTTCGAAGATGAACCGACCGTCGTAGTCCGCCCTATCCTGCCGTTCAGTCCCCGCGTCCGACCCGATCCGGTCGGGATTGCTCCGATACGTCTTGAGGTGTTTCCGTTGAATCGCCTCGATCGAGTCAGGGACCTCACGAGTCATATCTCACACTGACAGGTCCGGTTGATAAACATGAGGCTATGGCATTCAGGGATCTCTGAGGAGGCCCGTTTGGGGATTCGACTCGAAACTCGCCTACTCGAGGGAAGAACACAGTTAATTGACTCGGCTTATCAGACAGTCACATATCACATGTCTCAGACACGCCTCTTCCTCGCTCCTTGTGCCAGTCCAGAACAGCAACGGCGGTTCACACAAACGATGCTGAATAGGGTACCTGTGGAGGCTACCGATGCGCAGCTGTCGCAAACGCCGAGTGATACGATCGGCGTCTGGGGAGTCACAGGGGGCGCGAGCGATATCTGGAACGGTGTCAATCCTGGAGACTACGTCCTGTTCTATTTCGGAGAGCAGGAGTATCGCTACGTAGCTGAGGTGGTTGGAACCCACCGAGATTCGGACCTTCCCGACGAGTTGTGGGACGACGCGACGCTCTCTGTCACAGGCGAAGCGGTCGAGAAGCCGTTCGAGTGTCTCATTTACCTGACTGAGTTGCGAGAAGTCTCGATCGAGAGTTCCGAGGTGCACGATTTCGCTGGCCACGACCGGAAGTACCCACAGAACTTCGTTCCGCTCAACGACACTGGGGCTAAGGCTATTGAGGAGCAGTATGGTTCGATCGAGGCGTATCTCGAGTCACGACGAGTGAACCCGACTGTCTGGATCGAGAAAACCGAACAGAAGAATCGTCCGTACAAACAGGCCGGAGGGGAGTTTGAACTCGGGACGGCGCTTGTCTCGCCCAGCCAAGACAAAGCTGGGCGAAGGCGGTATGATACGATGCAAGAGGCTTCGGCCGGTGACATCGTGCTTCATCTTCTAAAAGAACAACGTCACATCGTCGGCATATCGACCGTCAGCTCTGGCGTCATCAGGAACTTCGAGAGCCCAACGGCAAAGCAGTGGAACGAGGCCCAGCGTGAGGCGGGTGGGTTCCTCAGGAAACTCGAGAACTACGAGGAACTCGACGATCAGGTCGGTATCTACGACAATGTGCTCGACAATCCGACGCACGAACCACACCTCCAGCAGATCTACGATACGAACTCGGGACTCTTCTACGACAAGAACTTCGAGATCGCCCAAGGCGGATATCTTACGAAGGCACCTGATGAACTCGTCTCGATTTTCTGCGTCGAAAGTGATGATCTCCCCACAAAGCTGCGAGATCGTGGATACAACCGCAATACGCCCGTCCCGGTGACTGAATACGAGCGGGTTAGTGAAGCCGAGGAAGATATTGCGAACCGGCTCGCGACGCTCCCTGCTCAGGACAACTGGCTCGCTCCGGCGATCGCAGACGCAATCGTCGCGGATTGGACTGAGATGCTGAGCGG from Halomarina salina includes:
- a CDS encoding sacsin N-terminal ATP-binding-like domain-containing protein, which encodes MTREVPDSIEAIQRKHLKTYRSNPDRIGSDAGTERQDRADYDGRFIFELLQNAVDEMEQTIDPRVRVELTEDTLLVANNGEPFTFEDLYALTLTTRTTKAGQTTIGHKGRGFTSVLGVTDRPAVYSDAVTAKFDREETAALLNEDSRIRDQLGDSLSPGEVPLLGLPAETATTRRARELLEGDFTTVFELPLREPEKRRGMIERKLKSLDANTVALLPELTTIEMDCPTWDRTWTISRTSITGPGEPTLVRLRSNTSEREQLTKTNRSFLLFEKTAIDAGLLTQQANLTTTEIDAMGSLSVGVAFSAESTCDDPSATPSDWSLAPVYGATTNQPPYVHVFLPTQERSPIPALITGTFQSDTSRRNLTLDYDEELEYEGQFNALLFAELGELIATSVVDFVNESATKIAEFLSTLDPSLDGRRDWSLVAGSVDHSVFEAIKSSLAPVSFIPGNDCDERYSIDELLLPYTAAETPHLGQDFATVIGAPQTNTSEKTGYIPAPSLLNHQPVTTLSALGAEGISPEEVPTAISAAPTEPALQKRTHTTERSDDQSDQVEWLYVDPVLVLLVEVRKTLESDDSRTKFDSASQNAAVFPTNVHDRADGLKIALRERSGQHPFFIPPEDEIDEKSLSNLSFLPRELYHGSDPDIAPQLRNAVLPADFRSELENIWSVSGFSFERVYDAAIRPAIPGPNTQNADPTVLQSRSTLETIRRMAAVTSPENDRDPDSSLLYVSSRRSFSDLPKLPVPALPLSGPAEIEWQPAHRVYIGDTWQKKLGRSNGARVEPLLAQVGTQEPTDGFDPWVLAPPSWFDLGADDEHALNDWVAFFRWLGASEHVRPLPLFAPDPATRHQYRKTEGISQPPRSGVSSRSALTESDSTKTPVDARYRGLSDSDWEAYRDHLIQHVEPLIDTEEHRYLFQVNPLEYGEDIITAAQSDADIGRHFLGHLSEWWNNGLSDHQHATVAEFTNNRWRGSNRSYFFTSGELERVGTNLWLWQLQQYAWVPTTLGTQAPPDTWVLPKADRDRFSLNLGSQYPLLPFLDDDRQQGRPDGGSPELSPLISALDANTTLTQAAFSTDDARRVLSRISRLLQSDEVNPVRFTGEVELLYTRVAELLPGLEGETIASEQWHPDQTGLADVEVLCRVEDEYEFKRAGDAYFVRSHSAHNRYSRLGLPVIVLFKPEAARFGAYLNATDIRSVVTKTPIHGDDLGIPVTVDGTELGEKWFETVLAALSLRLRADRPSADAVDQDISNTQRFYSQLEIVEGLDLKISTDATEANLSEESGPRAYFIERVNSRKTQVLIDGSVEETAFVDAVAQAYTEYLDVPQYYEACYNLIEFAFGHPSPESILLDRLRHVGGETRTEQLDAARQRLFGGEPPAQPDPKDPEPDEENSDSPTGDGRNPGKQSDTSRNEGTAARSDRVPSVESLLQIGNRRVFSPTDGSGKGATTNGSGRKKTANSGGSAPTPASQEYRDRIDAFGMAVTMEAERARLEDSGESNVEQKVWDVSTPEKFSEAKESQLVTEAIDRFDEGAVLKGSTSPFDSDWPGFDVLTIATPESGTHTVDRCIELKTSGLQTQKPSLSWNEWKAARGSLSDRYYLYVVRNVKRGKSGDATLLEIPRP